A genome region from Paracoccus stylophorae includes the following:
- a CDS encoding alpha-hydroxy-acid oxidizing protein: MQASDYGASTADQPLDIVSLDRLDAAVKEVIPEAGYEFVSGGAGDEWTLHENRRAFDDFRIEPKRLRGVSPEVDLSIELLGQSLPFPIFTAPMGAHGMVHEEAEVATARGTGMAGTLYCSSGASHRTLEEIAEATQGPKWFQLYWNNDTEVTRSLLDRAKAAGYSAIVLTADALGPGQPDDFKAMSSPFRPDMVFGNHDPERGGSGNFFDQKLDLDTNAIKFIKDQTRLPVIVKGLLRADDADRSISAGADAIQVSNHGGRQIDGVPASIAALPDVVATVNGRVPVIMDGGVRRGIDVVRALAMGADAVAVGRPVLYGLGLGGAQGVQSVLEHLRAELQSAMLLSGAAKLADLDPSFINLVGASAEASRS, translated from the coding sequence GTGCAGGCCAGCGACTATGGCGCCTCGACCGCGGATCAGCCGCTTGACATCGTCTCGCTGGACCGTCTGGACGCGGCGGTGAAAGAGGTGATCCCCGAGGCCGGTTATGAATTCGTGTCGGGCGGTGCGGGCGACGAATGGACCCTGCACGAGAATCGCCGCGCCTTCGACGATTTCCGCATCGAGCCCAAGCGTCTGCGCGGCGTCTCGCCCGAGGTCGACCTGTCGATCGAGTTGCTGGGCCAGTCGCTGCCCTTCCCGATCTTCACCGCGCCGATGGGCGCCCACGGCATGGTCCACGAAGAGGCCGAGGTCGCCACCGCCCGTGGCACCGGCATGGCCGGCACGCTGTATTGTTCCTCGGGCGCCTCGCACCGCACCCTGGAAGAGATCGCCGAGGCGACGCAGGGGCCGAAATGGTTCCAGCTTTACTGGAACAACGACACCGAGGTGACGCGGTCGCTGCTGGACCGGGCCAAGGCCGCCGGCTATTCGGCGATCGTGCTGACAGCGGATGCGCTTGGGCCGGGCCAGCCGGACGATTTCAAGGCCATGAGCTCTCCGTTCCGGCCGGACATGGTGTTTGGCAACCACGACCCGGAACGGGGCGGGTCGGGCAATTTCTTCGACCAGAAGCTGGACCTGGACACGAATGCGATCAAGTTCATCAAGGACCAGACCCGCCTGCCGGTGATCGTCAAGGGCCTGCTGCGCGCCGACGATGCCGACCGCTCGATCTCGGCGGGGGCGGATGCGATCCAGGTGTCGAACCATGGCGGGCGGCAGATCGACGGCGTGCCCGCCTCGATCGCGGCGTTGCCGGACGTGGTGGCGACGGTGAACGGGCGCGTGCCGGTGATCATGGATGGCGGCGTGCGGCGCGGCATCGACGTGGTGCGGGCGCTGGCGATGGGCGCGGATGCGGTGGCCGTGGGCCGTCCGGTGCTGTACGGGCTGGGCCTGGGCGGCGCGCAGGGCGTGCAGTCGGTGCTGGAACATCTGCGGGCGGAACTGCAATCCGCGATGCTGCTGAGCGGGGCGGCGAAACTGGCCGATCTCGACCCCAGCTTCATCAACCTCGTCGGCGCCAGCGCCGAAGCCAGCCGGAGCTGA
- a CDS encoding DegT/DnrJ/EryC1/StrS family aminotransferase, whose translation MSRAPIYVTRPVLPPFDDVLPLFQDIWNSRVLTNGGAMLQRFEAALASYLGVEHLVLTSNATLGLIISLRHYGITGEVITTPFSFVASSHAIGWAGATPVFADLTAGSPNLDPAAVEARITPETQAILAVHCYGIPCDTEALARIADRHGLRLIYDAAHAFGVRSNGRALAAEGDLSVLSFHATKVFNSVEGGAIIAPDRDTRMALERLGNFGIEDEVTVTETGLNAKLSELHAAMGLALLPRMDDLIAARGRVASRYARSLSQIAGLDCLCPSERPGHNSYAFPVLVGPDYPLSRDGLYEKLRTHDIFARRYFFPLISDLPMYRHLPSADPAGLPNARRMADSVLCLPLYPDLDPSDQDRIIAILADPGS comes from the coding sequence ATGAGCCGCGCGCCCATCTATGTGACGCGCCCCGTCCTGCCGCCATTCGACGACGTGCTTCCGCTGTTCCAGGACATCTGGAACAGCCGCGTCCTGACCAATGGCGGGGCGATGTTGCAGCGGTTCGAGGCCGCGCTGGCAAGCTATCTGGGGGTCGAGCATCTGGTCCTGACCAGCAACGCGACGCTTGGGCTGATCATCTCGCTGCGCCATTACGGCATCACCGGCGAGGTCATCACCACGCCGTTTTCCTTCGTGGCCAGCAGCCACGCGATCGGCTGGGCCGGCGCCACGCCGGTCTTTGCCGACCTGACGGCGGGATCGCCCAATCTCGATCCGGCGGCGGTCGAGGCGCGGATCACGCCGGAAACGCAGGCGATCCTGGCCGTGCATTGCTATGGCATCCCCTGCGACACGGAGGCGCTGGCCCGGATCGCCGACCGGCACGGCCTGCGGCTGATCTATGACGCGGCCCATGCGTTCGGGGTGCGCAGCAACGGTCGCGCGCTGGCGGCCGAAGGCGATCTTTCGGTCCTCAGCTTCCACGCGACCAAGGTGTTCAACAGCGTCGAGGGCGGGGCCATCATCGCGCCGGACCGCGACACCAGGATGGCGCTGGAGCGGCTGGGCAATTTCGGGATCGAGGACGAGGTGACGGTGACCGAGACCGGCCTGAATGCGAAGCTGAGCGAACTTCACGCCGCGATGGGGCTGGCGCTGCTGCCACGGATGGACGATCTGATCGCCGCGCGCGGGCGGGTGGCATCGCGGTATGCGCGTTCCCTGTCGCAGATCGCGGGGCTGGACTGTCTGTGCCCGTCCGAGCGCCCGGGCCACAATTCCTATGCGTTCCCGGTTCTGGTCGGCCCGGATTATCCCCTCAGCCGGGACGGGCTTTACGAAAAGCTGCGAACGCACGATATCTTTGCGCGCCGGTATTTCTTTCCGCTGATCTCGGATCTGCCGATGTATCGCCATCTGCCCTCGGCCGATCCGGCCGGGCTGCCGAACGCGCGCCGCATGGCCGACAGCGTGCTGTGCCTGCCGCTGTATCCCGATCTGGACCCGTCGGATCAGGACCGCATCATCGCGATCCTGGCCGACCCCGGCAGCTGA
- a CDS encoding glycosyltransferase family 4 protein, giving the protein MTDNPLRIAVLKDRYPMQFMTARHSRHILDWRRFVPFNQIHPGLEGMTVMAPGRPADLVHTNNRIPLGARKYILSFEDNAPRRFRFPEDNRLTRFLDDRIASPRCRRLIAMSDFARRRFLHQHRDNPDLPRLRAKLDVRYPNIVIRDTQDQLRDDPCTTLVLTFVGAHFARKGGCVAVRIAQKALAAGLPIRVNIVSPLVMGKAVWTDPERPEFFKEYTDLLTLENVEYNSTMPNAQTRQKLAQSHFCVLTTFVDTFGFSAIEAMAEHTPVLGTRLCALPEFIEDDRNGILIDMPVNALGMWQRPQDISRASPEYEDYFRAEVDRIASAAVDRLTPLIGDRDRIARMRRAARDTAVEKFDSRAASIRWDALYDEVAAEDPATPPRLTEADRSAAGDLP; this is encoded by the coding sequence ATGACGGATAACCCGCTTCGGATCGCGGTGCTGAAGGATCGGTACCCGATGCAGTTCATGACCGCGCGCCATTCGCGTCACATTCTGGACTGGCGGCGGTTCGTGCCGTTCAACCAGATCCATCCGGGGCTTGAGGGCATGACCGTGATGGCGCCGGGGCGTCCGGCCGATCTGGTCCATACCAATAACCGCATCCCTCTGGGCGCGCGGAAATACATCCTGTCCTTCGAGGATAACGCGCCGCGCCGGTTCCGCTTTCCCGAAGACAACAGGCTGACCCGCTTTCTGGACGACCGCATCGCCAGCCCCCGGTGCAGGCGGCTGATCGCCATGTCGGATTTCGCCCGGCGCCGGTTCCTGCACCAGCACCGCGACAATCCCGATCTGCCCCGGCTGCGCGCCAAGCTGGATGTCCGGTATCCCAACATCGTCATCCGCGACACGCAGGACCAGCTGCGCGACGATCCCTGCACGACGCTGGTGCTGACCTTCGTGGGCGCGCATTTCGCCCGCAAGGGCGGCTGCGTCGCGGTCAGGATCGCGCAGAAGGCGCTGGCGGCGGGGCTGCCGATCCGCGTCAACATCGTTTCGCCCCTGGTTATGGGCAAGGCGGTCTGGACCGACCCCGAGCGGCCGGAATTCTTCAAGGAATATACCGATCTGCTGACGCTGGAGAACGTGGAATACAACAGCACGATGCCCAATGCCCAGACGCGGCAGAAACTGGCGCAATCGCATTTCTGCGTCCTGACGACCTTCGTGGACACGTTCGGCTTTTCGGCCATCGAGGCGATGGCCGAACATACGCCTGTTCTGGGCACGCGCCTGTGCGCCCTGCCCGAATTCATCGAGGATGACCGCAACGGAATCCTGATCGACATGCCGGTCAATGCGCTTGGCATGTGGCAGCGTCCGCAGGACATCTCGCGCGCCAGCCCGGAATACGAGGATTATTTCCGCGCCGAGGTGGATCGCATCGCCAGCGCGGCGGTGGACCGGCTGACACCGCTGATCGGGGACAGGGACCGGATTGCCCGGATGCGCAGGGCGGCGCGCGACACGGCGGTCGAGAAGTTCGATTCGCGCGCGGCATCGATCCGGTGGGACGCGCTGTATGACGAGGTTGCGGCCGAAGATCCCGCGACCCCGCCGCGCCTGACCGAGGCGGATCGGTCCGCGGCAGGGGATCTGCCCTGA
- a CDS encoding O-antigen ligase family protein: MSVATSTPPLAPRSGASPARRHAAGAFGWSDAVFLAVVILFASDAFAFLGTNSAVWLLCYAYMLLRLVTSLSQIAHALERNWPFLVYPALTLASALWSDVPVETLRFSLQLSMTVLIAVFLGSRFSARQIFRAFFAVTMFAMVVSILNVTGAIAPAYDGRGLFQGIFLSKNALGHRSVLFVLTCVFGIAILPGLTLQRRLAYVAGLIVAVVILGLSGSATGVLFSGAAGLFAVLLWLIIGWRGAWAFLAALMAGSLGLFVIASLFAELDPVSAVLGLVGRDPTLTGRTILWDFGWQHYLDRPWAGYGASGFWKNPDFASQIIALRQRYGDGVSGFHNLIVELLIMLGPVGVLAHFAMTAVALYRTLWHARHRHDPYAAWGFVIVIAIFGMSLLGPQYYQGHSIVIMLVVMLGTAFSLPRDAAQRTGNAARRARLTEPDFKVRT; encoded by the coding sequence ATGAGCGTGGCGACCTCGACGCCCCCGCTCGCGCCGCGATCCGGCGCGTCCCCCGCGCGGCGTCATGCCGCCGGTGCGTTCGGCTGGTCCGACGCCGTGTTTCTGGCGGTGGTGATCCTGTTTGCGTCCGATGCGTTCGCGTTTCTGGGCACCAATTCGGCGGTCTGGCTGCTGTGTTATGCCTATATGCTGCTGCGTCTGGTCACGAGCCTGTCGCAGATCGCCCATGCGCTTGAACGGAACTGGCCGTTTCTGGTCTATCCGGCGCTGACCCTTGCCTCGGCCCTGTGGTCGGACGTCCCGGTCGAGACTCTGCGCTTTTCCCTGCAACTGTCGATGACGGTGCTGATCGCGGTCTTTCTGGGATCGCGGTTCAGCGCCCGGCAGATATTCCGCGCCTTTTTCGCCGTCACGATGTTTGCGATGGTCGTGTCGATCCTGAATGTCACCGGCGCCATCGCCCCTGCCTATGACGGGCGCGGCCTGTTTCAGGGTATTTTCCTGTCCAAGAACGCGCTTGGCCACAGATCGGTGCTGTTCGTGCTGACCTGCGTGTTCGGCATCGCGATCCTGCCCGGTCTGACGCTGCAGCGCCGGCTGGCCTATGTTGCGGGGCTGATCGTGGCGGTCGTCATCCTGGGCCTGTCCGGGTCCGCAACGGGCGTGCTGTTTTCAGGCGCGGCGGGGTTGTTCGCGGTGCTGTTATGGCTGATCATCGGCTGGCGCGGGGCGTGGGCGTTTCTGGCCGCGCTGATGGCGGGATCGCTTGGCCTGTTCGTGATCGCCAGCCTGTTTGCCGAACTCGATCCGGTCTCGGCCGTGCTGGGGCTGGTCGGGCGCGATCCGACGCTGACCGGGCGCACGATCCTGTGGGATTTCGGCTGGCAGCACTATCTCGACCGGCCGTGGGCGGGCTATGGCGCCTCGGGGTTCTGGAAGAACCCGGATTTCGCCTCGCAGATCATCGCCTTGCGTCAGCGTTACGGCGACGGCGTCTCGGGCTTTCACAACCTGATCGTGGAATTGCTGATCATGCTGGGTCCGGTCGGGGTGCTGGCGCATTTCGCCATGACGGCCGTGGCGCTTTACCGGACATTGTGGCATGCACGGCACCGCCACGATCCCTATGCCGCCTGGGGCTTTGTGATCGTCATCGCGATTTTCGGGATGTCGCTTCTGGGGCCGCAATACTATCAGGGTCATTCCATCGTCATCATGCTGGTCGTCATGCTTGGCACCGCCTTTTCGCTACCACGCGACGCGGCGCAGCGTACGGGCAATGCCGCCCGCCGCGCCCGCCTTACCGAACCGGATTTCAAGGTCAGGACATGA
- a CDS encoding GumC family protein, translating to MNQDRPLAPTWRNDVPDFALLVRRGLWSLRRNLAVLLLGSVLVGALATLLAMQRPDYYYASSAILIDPRLGGSGDAAAPPTIYLADALVVDSEIEVLRSGRLLRRVLTRLQGDTTLPAMPRTTDDEPLTPQEEEAAQIAWLDRNLTVERQGNTFVILIGFTAEDPDLAAAVANAVAEEYVLFQQDDSRNRVQQESAWLSNEIARLSLEAREAEAAVQRFLVENDVPKDDETGLVGATMADVEAEIVDQQRVLRRTTLFMAQIETDIQRLENDRPIGELLSLRPENATLTRLMQQYKEVQLSDADNDAVIDRTVRQMLSELSSMREATDATREITEANLERLQTRHAELQAQLSQIAATQIELGNLQRESDAVKEQQRRIMGQLQQSRSQDLYVVGDTRVIDDAIPPTSPANPPLPLVLAGGLLGGLLLAMAWVFVRAQMDDRIRDPQALRDRLDLAYLGTVPRGATRSTVPADPATLAAGRTAQQRQLYDSLRRTAVLLRRDRSVTMITSVAAGRDRTMLSATLAAFLAGQGERVLLVAGDPADRRLLSVFGPGMADPVPLNADLALAQPAEGLSVALPQAGRPVDPVGYSAAIAALLAEHGDEAGIVLIDGPILSGAAEEMVDRARVDRVLLALPFGQVSLNALAQMLDRSPGIGRRLAGAFLTQVPRRGLFLHDMAAPRKAA from the coding sequence ATGAACCAAGACCGCCCTCTTGCCCCCACCTGGCGCAACGACGTGCCGGATTTCGCGCTGCTGGTCCGGCGCGGCCTGTGGTCGCTGCGGCGCAATCTGGCCGTGCTTTTGCTGGGCAGCGTGCTGGTCGGCGCGCTGGCCACCCTGCTGGCGATGCAACGGCCCGATTACTACTATGCCAGCTCGGCCATCCTGATCGACCCGCGCCTGGGCGGCAGCGGCGATGCCGCAGCCCCGCCGACGATCTATCTGGCCGACGCGCTGGTGGTCGATTCCGAGATCGAGGTGCTGCGCTCGGGCCGGTTGCTCAGGCGCGTGCTGACCAGGCTGCAAGGCGACACGACGCTGCCCGCGATGCCGCGCACGACCGACGATGAACCCCTGACACCGCAAGAGGAAGAGGCGGCGCAGATCGCGTGGCTGGACCGCAACCTGACGGTCGAGCGTCAGGGCAACACCTTCGTGATCCTGATCGGCTTTACCGCCGAGGACCCCGACCTTGCCGCCGCCGTCGCCAACGCCGTGGCCGAGGAATATGTGCTGTTCCAGCAGGACGACAGCCGCAACCGCGTCCAGCAGGAATCGGCCTGGCTGTCGAACGAGATTGCGCGCCTGTCGCTGGAGGCGCGCGAGGCCGAGGCCGCCGTCCAGCGTTTCCTGGTCGAGAACGACGTTCCCAAGGACGACGAAACCGGGCTGGTGGGCGCAACCATGGCCGATGTCGAGGCCGAGATCGTCGATCAGCAACGGGTCCTGCGCCGCACGACGCTGTTCATGGCGCAGATCGAGACAGACATCCAGCGACTGGAAAACGACCGCCCCATCGGCGAGCTTCTGTCGCTGCGACCCGAAAACGCCACGCTGACCCGCCTGATGCAGCAATACAAGGAAGTCCAGCTGAGCGATGCCGACAACGACGCCGTGATCGACCGCACCGTCCGCCAGATGCTGAGCGAGCTGTCCAGCATGCGCGAGGCGACCGACGCCACGCGCGAGATCACCGAGGCCAATCTGGAACGCTTGCAGACGCGGCATGCCGAGCTTCAGGCGCAGCTGTCCCAGATCGCCGCGACCCAGATCGAACTGGGCAACCTGCAACGCGAATCCGACGCGGTAAAGGAACAACAGCGCCGGATCATGGGTCAGTTGCAGCAAAGCCGCAGCCAGGATCTGTATGTCGTGGGCGACACCCGCGTCATCGACGATGCGATCCCGCCCACCAGCCCCGCGAACCCGCCGCTGCCGCTGGTGCTGGCGGGCGGGCTGTTGGGCGGGCTGTTGCTGGCGATGGCGTGGGTGTTCGTGCGCGCCCAGATGGACGATCGCATCCGCGATCCGCAGGCGCTGCGGGACCGGCTTGATCTGGCCTATCTGGGAACGGTGCCGCGCGGCGCAACCCGCTCGACGGTGCCGGCCGATCCCGCGACGCTGGCCGCGGGCCGGACGGCGCAGCAACGCCAGCTTTACGACAGCCTGCGCCGCACCGCCGTCCTGCTGCGCCGGGACCGCAGCGTCACCATGATCACCTCGGTCGCCGCCGGCCGCGACCGGACCATGCTCAGCGCGACGCTTGCCGCCTTTCTGGCCGGTCAGGGCGAACGGGTGCTGCTGGTCGCGGGCGATCCGGCGGACCGGCGGCTTCTGTCGGTCTTCGGCCCCGGCATGGCCGATCCGGTCCCGCTGAACGCCGATCTTGCGCTGGCGCAGCCGGCGGAGGGGCTGTCCGTGGCCTTGCCCCAGGCCGGGCGGCCGGTCGATCCGGTGGGCTATTCCGCCGCGATCGCCGCGCTGCTGGCCGAACATGGCGATGAGGCGGGGATCGTCCTGATCGACGGGCCGATCCTGTCCGGCGCGGCCGAGGAAATGGTGGACCGGGCACGGGTCGACCGGGTGCTGCTGGCCCTGCCCTTCGGTCAGGTGTCGCTGAACGCGCTGGCGCAGATGCTGGATCGCAGTCCCGGCATCGGGCGCCGCCTGGCCGGCGCCTTCCTGACCCAGGTGCCGCGCCGCGGGCTGTTCCTGCACGACATGGCCGCGCCCCGGAAGGCCGCATGA